A single window of Mycoplasma bradburyae DNA harbors:
- the mnmE gene encoding tRNA uridine-5-carboxymethylaminomethyl(34) synthesis GTPase MnmE: MKKYETIYALATAPYNSAIQVIRVSGPDTYEVINKITNKEITKEGYKIQHAKIIDSNQIIDDVLLMKFVAPKSFTGEDSIEINCHGGIFVVNKIMGLLNKHGLHLAQKGEFSKRSYLNKKIDLNQATAIHDLIFSKNSLSHSASINALSGSFSKDIKSIQLEIFKLIGLVEIAIDYPEYEDEKKELIEEFRNLENIRQKLTRIVNKSINLRKNSEGINVAIVGEPNAGKSSLLNAFLKEQKSIVTNIPGTTRDVVEGQIILNNQLIINLIDTAGIRKSNDKIEQIGITKSYEMIDKSDFVIYVLDLKDYEKYNKTDIYKYLIKNKKEFVLVGNKVDQFDPTQYTGEVKIKISAKNDEISDLTDYLQEKCLAIFNDENKQDSMFQQEWQINLLQTALYNINLILEDKNQFHDIVIQHLNEANNALLKVLSEYEDYNLIDEIFKNFCLGK, encoded by the coding sequence ATGAAAAAATACGAGACAATATATGCATTAGCGACAGCACCATATAATAGCGCGATTCAAGTTATAAGAGTTTCAGGCCCTGATACATATGAAGTTATTAATAAGATTACAAACAAAGAAATAACCAAAGAAGGTTATAAAATTCAACATGCCAAGATTATAGATAGTAATCAAATTATTGATGATGTCTTATTAATGAAGTTTGTAGCTCCTAAAAGTTTTACAGGAGAAGATTCTATTGAAATAAATTGTCATGGTGGTATTTTTGTTGTTAACAAAATAATGGGATTGTTAAATAAACATGGATTGCACCTAGCTCAAAAAGGAGAATTTTCTAAAAGAAGTTATCTTAATAAAAAGATAGATCTAAATCAGGCAACAGCAATTCATGATTTAATTTTTTCTAAAAATTCATTAAGCCATTCAGCAAGTATTAATGCTTTAAGTGGATCATTTTCTAAAGATATAAAAAGTATTCAATTAGAGATTTTTAAATTAATAGGTTTAGTAGAAATAGCTATTGATTATCCTGAGTACGAAGATGAGAAAAAAGAATTAATTGAAGAATTTAGAAATTTAGAAAATATACGGCAAAAACTAACAAGAATAGTTAATAAATCTATTAATTTAAGAAAAAATTCTGAAGGTATAAATGTAGCGATAGTAGGCGAACCAAATGCAGGAAAATCTTCATTATTAAACGCTTTTTTAAAAGAACAAAAATCAATAGTAACAAATATCCCGGGTACAACCAGGGATGTAGTTGAAGGACAAATAATCTTAAACAATCAATTGATAATAAATCTTATTGATACAGCAGGAATCAGAAAAAGTAACGATAAAATAGAACAAATAGGAATAACTAAGAGTTATGAAATGATTGATAAATCTGATTTTGTGATTTATGTTTTGGATTTAAAAGATTATGAAAAGTACAACAAAACAGATATTTATAAGTATTTAATTAAAAACAAAAAAGAATTTGTTCTTGTTGGTAATAAGGTAGATCAATTTGATCCTACCCAATACACTGGTGAAGTAAAAATAAAAATAAGTGCTAAAAATGATGAAATAAGCGATTTAACCGATTATTTACAAGAAAAATGCTTAGCAATTTTTAATGATGAAAACAAACAGGACAGTATGTTTCAACAAGAATGACAAATTAATTTACTGCAAACAGCACTTTACAATATTAATTTAATATTAGAAGATAAAAATCAGTTTCACGATATTGTGATTCAACACTTAAATGAAGCTAATAACGCATTATTAAAAGTATTATCTGAATACGAAGATTACAATTTGATTGATGAAATATTTAAAA